A single region of the Deltaproteobacteria bacterium genome encodes:
- a CDS encoding indolepyruvate ferredoxin oxidoreductase, whose translation MQKELLLGDEAVAQAALHAGIGGAFAYPGTPATEIFEHVERVVRRHALPVATVWSTNEKVAYEEALGMSYAGRRALVSMKHVGLNVAADPFLNSALSGVNSGLVLAVADDPGMHSSQNEQDSRVYGDFAQVPIFEPATQQEAYDLTLKAFAASEALGLPVMLRLVTRLAHSRAGVAPHGAPVEGAALPQRPLPDPSNWTLVPANARRRFAELTRLQARLVAESECAPENELILAGRRGVIAAGHAVTYVREALGGATDRSLLKVGRYPLPVARIRELVDHCDELLVVEESYPFIERRLTGLLGLPGKAVRGKLTGDLPPTGELTPELVARALGLETRATGTALSDLANRPPQLCRGCPHADSFKALVEAVATFANPLLFSDIGCYTLGVMPPYRAVHACVDMGASIAMAHGAARAGAYPVLCTIGDSTFGHSGMTALLSALHDNADCTVLLLDNSAVAMTGVQPSHTTGERLLAILRGLGVPEAHLHVIEPHPKHHAENVALLKQAIAHRGLSVVVAERACIHLKTH comes from the coding sequence ATGCAGAAAGAACTTCTCCTCGGAGATGAGGCGGTGGCCCAGGCCGCGCTGCACGCGGGGATTGGCGGCGCCTTCGCCTACCCCGGTACTCCGGCCACGGAGATCTTCGAACACGTCGAGCGGGTCGTGCGCCGGCACGCGCTGCCCGTGGCTACCGTCTGGTCCACGAACGAGAAGGTGGCCTACGAAGAGGCCCTCGGCATGTCCTACGCGGGACGCCGCGCGCTGGTCTCGATGAAGCACGTCGGGCTGAACGTGGCCGCGGACCCGTTTCTCAACTCGGCCCTGAGCGGTGTGAACAGTGGATTGGTCCTGGCGGTGGCCGACGACCCCGGCATGCACTCCTCGCAGAACGAGCAGGACAGTCGGGTCTACGGAGATTTCGCCCAGGTGCCGATCTTCGAGCCCGCCACGCAGCAAGAGGCCTACGACCTGACGCTCAAGGCCTTCGCCGCGTCGGAGGCGCTCGGGCTGCCGGTGATGCTCCGTCTCGTGACGCGGCTCGCGCACAGCCGGGCCGGGGTCGCGCCGCACGGAGCGCCCGTCGAAGGCGCGGCGCTGCCGCAGCGACCGCTCCCCGACCCGAGCAACTGGACCCTCGTCCCGGCCAACGCGCGGCGGCGCTTCGCCGAGCTGACGCGCCTGCAGGCGCGTCTCGTGGCCGAGTCGGAGTGCGCGCCGGAAAACGAGCTCATCCTGGCGGGGCGGCGCGGGGTGATCGCCGCGGGGCACGCGGTGACCTACGTGCGCGAGGCGCTGGGTGGCGCGACCGATCGCTCGCTGCTCAAGGTCGGCCGCTACCCGCTCCCCGTGGCGCGGATCCGCGAGCTCGTGGACCACTGCGACGAGCTCCTCGTCGTCGAGGAGAGCTACCCCTTCATCGAGCGCCGGCTGACGGGGCTCCTCGGCCTGCCGGGGAAGGCCGTGCGCGGCAAGCTCACCGGGGACCTCCCCCCGACGGGCGAGCTGACTCCCGAGCTCGTGGCGCGAGCGCTCGGCCTCGAGACGCGCGCGACGGGTACGGCGCTTTCGGACCTCGCGAACCGCCCGCCCCAGCTCTGCCGGGGTTGTCCGCACGCCGACTCCTTCAAGGCCCTCGTCGAGGCGGTGGCCACCTTCGCGAACCCGCTCCTCTTCAGCGACATCGGCTGCTACACCCTCGGCGTGATGCCGCCGTATCGCGCGGTCCACGCCTGCGTGGACATGGGCGCCTCGATTGCCATGGCCCACGGCGCGGCGCGGGCCGGGGCCTACCCCGTCCTCTGCACCATCGGCGATTCCACCTTCGGGCACTCCGGCATGACGGCGCTGCTGAGCGCGCTGCACGATAACGCCGATTGCACGGTGCTCCTCCTCGATAACTCGGCCGTGGCCATGACCGGCGTGCAGCCGAGCCACACCACGGGGGAGCGACTCCTCGCCATCCTGCGCGGGCTCGGCGTTCCCGAGGCCCACTTGCACGTGATCGAGCCGCACCCGAAGCACCACGCGGAGAACGTGGCGCTGCTCAAGCAGGCCATCGCCCACCGCGGGCTGAGCGTGGTGGTGGCCGAGCGCGCCTGCATCCACCTGAAGACCCACTGA
- a CDS encoding fatty acid desaturase — MPSESARLTPRGFRPGVRGGDLFAHSAWDVLPAGLALGQGALLTASLLLGAEAQGPLLPVVLVVGCGLWWGSNTVSHQHLHRPFFRAPGLNRGFSLYLTLLLGIPQSLWRRRHLWHHAGEPPVARGAGWPRHALGSREARLELASLLLLFGALGWLAPRVFLCGYLPGYALGLALSQAQGYFEHLSLPDRARGGVSYYGRLYNLLWLNDGYHAEHHARPQAHWRALPGIAPHPGTSRRSGVPPILRWLEPLAAWANRTQAGLLVRLERWSLGRPRLLRFMVRTHRRAFAPLLPLLGLSRESQVRVCVVGGGLFPRTLLALGDLLPSARFVLVDAEAEHLEQARRSLAARGGLLRRCEFVCASFDPGVHLGFELVVIPLGYRGDRRALYDEPTRTPRLIHDWLWRRRGKPGRTVSPWLLKRVNLVRGVAARVAESRLAA, encoded by the coding sequence GTGCCCTCCGAGTCGGCTCGCCTGACGCCGCGCGGGTTCCGTCCCGGGGTCCGTGGCGGGGATCTCTTCGCGCACTCGGCGTGGGATGTCCTGCCGGCGGGCCTGGCGCTCGGGCAGGGGGCGCTGCTCACGGCGAGCCTGCTCCTCGGCGCAGAGGCGCAGGGGCCGCTCCTCCCCGTGGTGCTCGTCGTGGGGTGCGGCCTCTGGTGGGGCTCGAACACGGTCTCGCACCAGCACCTCCACCGTCCGTTCTTTCGCGCGCCGGGACTCAACCGCGGCTTCAGCCTCTACCTCACGCTGCTCCTCGGGATCCCGCAGAGCCTCTGGCGGCGTCGGCACCTCTGGCACCACGCGGGCGAGCCGCCCGTCGCACGAGGCGCGGGGTGGCCTCGGCACGCTCTCGGGTCTCGCGAGGCCCGCCTGGAGCTCGCGTCGCTGCTGCTGCTCTTTGGCGCGCTGGGGTGGCTCGCCCCACGGGTCTTCCTATGCGGTTATTTACCGGGATATGCGCTCGGGCTGGCGCTCTCCCAGGCGCAGGGCTACTTCGAGCACCTCTCGCTCCCCGACCGCGCGCGGGGCGGAGTGAGCTACTACGGCCGGCTCTACAACCTGCTCTGGCTGAACGATGGGTATCACGCCGAGCACCACGCGCGCCCGCAGGCTCACTGGCGCGCACTGCCCGGTATCGCGCCGCACCCGGGGACGTCTCGCCGGAGCGGCGTGCCCCCGATCCTGCGCTGGCTCGAGCCCCTCGCAGCCTGGGCCAATCGCACGCAGGCGGGCCTCCTCGTGCGCCTCGAGCGCTGGTCGCTCGGGCGTCCGCGGCTCCTGCGCTTCATGGTCCGGACGCATCGCCGCGCCTTTGCGCCGCTGCTGCCGCTGCTCGGCCTCTCCCGCGAGAGCCAGGTGCGCGTCTGCGTGGTGGGGGGTGGTCTCTTTCCGCGCACGCTCCTCGCCCTCGGCGACCTGCTCCCCTCGGCGCGCTTCGTGCTCGTGGATGCCGAGGCCGAGCACCTCGAGCAGGCGCGACGGTCGCTCGCGGCCCGCGGTGGATTGCTGCGTCGATGCGAGTTCGTCTGCGCGTCGTTCGACCCCGGCGTGCACCTGGGCTTCGAGCTCGTGGTGATCCCCCTCGGGTACCGGGGAGATCGCCGGGCACTGTACGACGAGCCTACCCGGACCCCGCGGCTGATCCACGACTGGCTCTGGCGGCGGCGAGGGAAGCCGGGCCGGACCGTCTCGCCGTGGCTGCTCAAGCGCGTGAACCTGGTTCGCGGAGTGGCAGCGCGGGTCGCGGAGTCCCGGCTGGCCGCGTGA
- a CDS encoding SAM-dependent DNA methyltransferase has translation MRTGTPRREGSGVDGGRLALQAELDGRKSATERNRLGQFATPPGLAREVVRLGLAWLPPGPRVRFLDPAFGTGAFYEALRAQLEPPRIAWARGVERDAHYAGPAARLWRRSALELVQGDFTRRTAPTREAERANLLVCNPPYSRHHHLSAADKTRLRRRCEAASGMRLGGLAGLYGYFVGLADPWLRDGGVAVWLLPAEVCEVAWGAPLRRYLAERVTLLRLHRFRPDEEQFGDALVTSAVLAYRKEPPGAGHRVELTEGDSLARPSARLDASAEELARADKWPRLGQAPRSSVADHTPRLAELFEVRRGIATGDNRYFILEAERARALGLPPEVLRPILPGPRFLGELDEIAADATGAPLVTPRLVLLDCAWSLEEVRRRSRALYRYLEEGKARAASRYLCRHRRPWYAQEQRLPAPIVCTYMGRGAAVRHGERRPFRFLLNHSLATVPNVYLLLYPRPALAAELARRPGLGRELWSALRALDPQALQGEGRVYGGGLQKLEPRELGRVPVPSLVALLGRDFRPYASPSSGSG, from the coding sequence ATGCGGACAGGCACGCCGAGAAGGGAGGGGAGCGGCGTCGACGGGGGACGGCTCGCGCTGCAGGCCGAGCTCGACGGGCGTAAGAGCGCGACCGAGCGTAACCGGCTCGGGCAGTTCGCCACGCCGCCCGGCCTGGCGCGCGAGGTGGTGCGACTCGGGCTCGCGTGGCTGCCGCCTGGGCCGCGCGTGCGCTTTCTCGACCCGGCCTTCGGCACGGGGGCCTTCTACGAGGCGCTGCGCGCGCAGCTCGAGCCGCCGCGCATCGCCTGGGCCCGCGGGGTGGAGCGCGACGCGCACTACGCCGGGCCCGCGGCACGGCTGTGGCGACGGAGCGCGCTCGAGCTCGTGCAGGGAGACTTCACGCGGCGTACCGCGCCGACGCGAGAGGCCGAGCGCGCGAACCTCCTCGTCTGCAACCCGCCCTACTCGCGCCACCACCACCTGTCCGCAGCGGACAAGACGCGGCTCCGGCGACGGTGCGAGGCGGCCTCGGGGATGCGGCTCGGCGGGCTCGCGGGGCTCTACGGCTACTTCGTGGGGCTGGCCGATCCATGGCTGCGCGACGGCGGAGTCGCCGTGTGGCTTCTGCCCGCGGAGGTCTGCGAGGTGGCCTGGGGGGCGCCGCTCAGGCGGTACCTGGCCGAGCGCGTCACGCTGCTCCGCCTGCATCGCTTCCGCCCGGACGAAGAACAGTTCGGCGATGCGCTGGTGACCTCGGCCGTGCTGGCCTACCGCAAGGAGCCGCCGGGCGCGGGGCATCGGGTGGAGCTCACCGAAGGGGACTCGCTCGCCCGGCCCTCCGCGCGGCTGGACGCGTCGGCGGAGGAGCTCGCGCGCGCGGACAAGTGGCCGCGCCTCGGGCAGGCGCCTCGATCGAGCGTCGCCGACCACACCCCGCGGCTCGCGGAGCTCTTCGAGGTCCGTCGGGGAATCGCCACGGGCGACAACCGCTACTTCATCCTGGAGGCGGAACGCGCGCGCGCGCTGGGCCTGCCCCCGGAAGTGTTGCGCCCGATCCTGCCGGGCCCCCGCTTTCTCGGCGAGCTGGACGAGATCGCCGCGGACGCGACGGGCGCACCCCTCGTCACGCCGCGGCTCGTGCTCCTCGACTGCGCGTGGTCGCTCGAGGAGGTGAGGCGCCGTTCGCGCGCGCTCTACCGCTACCTCGAGGAGGGCAAGGCCCGCGCGGCGTCACGCTACCTCTGCCGGCACCGCCGCCCCTGGTACGCGCAAGAGCAGCGCCTCCCCGCCCCCATCGTGTGCACGTACATGGGCCGCGGCGCGGCCGTGCGACACGGCGAGCGCCGACCGTTCCGCTTCTTGCTCAACCATTCGCTCGCCACGGTGCCGAACGTCTACCTGCTCCTCTACCCCCGACCCGCGCTGGCCGCGGAGCTCGCCCGCCGACCCGGCCTCGGTCGAGAGCTCTGGAGCGCGCTCCGCGCCCTCGACCCACAGGCGCTACAAGGGGAGGGGCGCGTCTACGGCGGCGGCCTGCAGAAGCTCGAGCCGCGCGAGCTCGGACGCGTGCCGGTCCCGTCGCTCGTCGCGCTGCTCGGGCGCGACTTCAGGCCCTACGCGTCGCCCTCCTCGGGCTCAGGGTAG
- a CDS encoding YeeE/YedE family protein: protein MQKLVFLPLGVVFGFLLSRAGATTYDFYPQLFLFSHLQLLWVIAVAGAVGLVGVQLLKRLGARSLLGGEALPPKGKAYRRTLVPGAILFGAGWGVAGACPGTALAMLGEGKLGSLFTLAGLLAGTYVFGLTQGATRS, encoded by the coding sequence ATGCAGAAGCTCGTCTTCCTGCCGCTCGGCGTCGTCTTCGGCTTCCTGCTCAGTCGGGCGGGCGCCACGACCTACGACTTCTACCCGCAGCTCTTTCTCTTCAGCCATCTGCAGCTCCTCTGGGTCATCGCCGTGGCGGGGGCGGTGGGCCTCGTCGGCGTGCAGCTCTTGAAGCGCCTCGGGGCGCGCTCTCTCCTCGGCGGGGAGGCGCTCCCTCCCAAGGGCAAGGCCTACCGGAGGACGCTCGTTCCGGGGGCGATCCTCTTCGGCGCGGGGTGGGGCGTGGCCGGCGCGTGCCCGGGGACCGCGCTCGCGATGCTCGGCGAGGGGAAGCTCGGCTCGCTCTTCACGCTGGCGGGGCTGCTCGCCGGGACCTACGTCTTCGGGCTCACGCAGGGGGCAACGCGCTCATGA
- a CDS encoding YeeE/YedE family protein yields MTEVVVWSGWIGGIGIGLYGLAQLWLSGQPLGVSTGFGNVCALASRRSFFRTGPYADPFNWRLWFLLGIPLGGLLAALSSPGPLVASFSLGRLYDQVLPSAVWAKGAVLFAGGALMGLGARMADGCTSGHAIAGVSLLNPPSLLAAAGFFVGGTAAVQALFRLTGHGG; encoded by the coding sequence ATGACTGAGGTGGTGGTCTGGAGCGGATGGATCGGAGGGATCGGCATCGGGCTCTACGGACTCGCGCAGCTCTGGCTCTCGGGGCAGCCGCTCGGCGTGTCGACGGGGTTCGGCAACGTGTGCGCCCTCGCGTCGAGGCGGAGCTTCTTCCGCACGGGCCCCTACGCCGACCCGTTCAACTGGCGCCTCTGGTTCTTGCTCGGCATTCCGCTCGGAGGTCTGCTCGCGGCGCTGAGCTCACCGGGGCCCCTGGTGGCCAGCTTCTCCCTCGGCCGCCTCTACGACCAGGTGCTGCCGTCGGCGGTGTGGGCCAAGGGCGCGGTGCTCTTCGCGGGTGGCGCGCTGATGGGTCTCGGCGCGCGGATGGCCGACGGGTGCACGAGCGGGCACGCCATCGCGGGAGTGTCGCTGCTCAACCCACCGAGCCTCCTCGCCGCGGCCGGCTTCTTCGTCGGAGGAACGGCGGCCGTGCAAGCGCTCTTTCGTCTGACCGGACACGGAGGGTAG
- a CDS encoding indolepyruvate oxidoreductase subunit beta: MEHNILLAGVGGQGILSIAQAISGAALRRGLEVRQAELHGMSQRGGVVQAHLRIADHVLHSDLIPAGRADLLISVEPLEALRYVHLLADGASLVSSVNAFVNLTGYPAVEGLLARLAAHPRHVLIDAERLARAAGSGRAANVVLLGAASLFVELAADELEAAVAGLFAEKGGALAEANRRAFRFGRHAARTYLDGVARGASSAAVRHFIETLSPEHLAAAERPDEPVFPVEPFEERLSGAEEHAVALSLKAALAEGRTQLFEHEVYTIVQLVGAIAPPEHLFVSHHELPTDEALAQLPGDQVVLKVVSPEVVHKSDAGGVVFVRKDGDVVRAALDRLFARHAEADVRGVLIVERVPQAAAGLGSELFVGLRATREFGPVLAAGLGGLDTEYLAQKMRPGLAVAKALASEVTAEEFLTLFQRTAAYELLAGRVRGHERLVGDGELVRCFRAFLLLARHFATARDEGPSLVELEVNPFAFRHARLVPLDGRGRLGTAARAKTPRPRQKLRALLEPGRVGVIGVSSSAASFGHIILSNVQRAGFPRERLTVIKPGVTELDGVACVPSLTALEEPVDLLVVAVGAEQLPAIAKEVVESGKVQSAILIPGGAGETKGSEALAEELRRIVASGRARPDGGPLFLGPNSLGVVSRPGRYDTFFVPESRMDKRFEARARPVALVSQSGAFIVSRLSNLETLDPAFAISIGNQLDLTPADLLSALAERSDVKVVAIYAEGFGDEEGLELVREIDAATRRGTQVLFYKAGRTAEGRSAAAGHTASVAGDYDVCTAAATEAGALVTDTFRELEQLLELCAFLCDKRPAGTALGAISNAGFEAVGIADALVGPRWQLTLPTLAAGTMEALRAALELHGLTRLVTPRNPLDLTPMATDAAYEAAARAFLADPGLDALVVGIVPLTATLKSVPGELASEESLARRLPALLAGSDKPLVAVVDAGPRYEPLVSALRAGGVPVCRSADQAIRSVGRYLTQHQTVWSRR; this comes from the coding sequence GTGGAGCACAACATCCTTCTCGCGGGCGTGGGGGGGCAGGGCATTCTCTCGATCGCGCAGGCCATCTCGGGGGCAGCGCTCCGGCGCGGGCTCGAGGTGCGCCAGGCCGAGCTGCACGGCATGAGCCAGCGCGGCGGCGTGGTGCAGGCGCACCTCCGCATCGCCGACCACGTGCTGCACAGCGACCTCATCCCCGCGGGGCGCGCCGACCTCCTCATCTCCGTCGAGCCGCTCGAGGCGCTGCGCTACGTGCACCTGCTCGCCGACGGGGCGTCGCTCGTCTCGAGCGTCAACGCCTTCGTCAACCTCACGGGCTATCCGGCCGTCGAGGGGCTGCTCGCGCGACTCGCGGCGCATCCGCGCCACGTGCTCATCGACGCCGAGCGCCTCGCGCGGGCGGCCGGCTCGGGGCGCGCGGCCAACGTCGTGCTCCTTGGCGCGGCCTCGCTCTTCGTCGAGCTCGCCGCGGACGAGCTCGAGGCGGCGGTGGCCGGGCTCTTCGCCGAAAAGGGGGGCGCGCTGGCTGAGGCCAACCGGCGGGCCTTTCGCTTCGGCCGCCACGCGGCGCGCACCTACCTCGACGGCGTGGCCCGCGGCGCGAGCTCGGCCGCGGTGCGCCACTTCATCGAGACCCTCTCCCCCGAGCACCTCGCCGCGGCCGAGCGCCCCGACGAACCGGTCTTCCCCGTCGAGCCCTTCGAGGAGCGGCTCTCGGGGGCCGAGGAGCACGCGGTGGCCCTGTCGCTCAAGGCCGCGCTGGCGGAGGGCCGCACGCAGCTCTTCGAGCACGAGGTCTACACCATCGTGCAGCTCGTGGGGGCCATCGCGCCGCCCGAGCACCTCTTCGTCAGCCACCACGAGCTCCCCACCGACGAGGCGCTGGCGCAGCTCCCGGGCGACCAGGTGGTGCTGAAGGTCGTCTCTCCGGAGGTGGTGCACAAGAGCGACGCCGGCGGAGTCGTCTTCGTGCGCAAGGACGGCGACGTCGTACGCGCCGCGCTCGACCGACTCTTCGCGCGTCACGCCGAGGCGGACGTGAGGGGGGTGCTGATCGTCGAGCGCGTGCCCCAGGCTGCCGCGGGTCTCGGGAGCGAGCTCTTCGTCGGACTGCGGGCCACGCGCGAGTTCGGCCCCGTGCTCGCGGCGGGGCTCGGCGGGCTCGATACCGAGTACCTGGCGCAGAAGATGCGCCCCGGGCTGGCGGTGGCCAAGGCCCTGGCGAGCGAGGTCACGGCCGAGGAGTTTCTGACCCTCTTTCAGCGGACGGCGGCCTACGAGCTGCTGGCGGGGCGCGTGCGCGGGCACGAGCGGTTGGTCGGCGACGGAGAGCTCGTGCGCTGCTTCCGCGCCTTCCTGCTCCTCGCCCGCCACTTCGCCACCGCGCGCGACGAGGGGCCGTCGCTCGTCGAGCTCGAGGTGAACCCCTTCGCCTTTCGCCACGCGCGGCTCGTACCGCTCGACGGGCGGGGACGCCTCGGGACCGCGGCGCGCGCCAAAACGCCCAGGCCGCGGCAGAAGCTCCGCGCGCTCCTCGAGCCCGGGCGCGTCGGAGTGATAGGCGTCTCGAGCTCCGCCGCGAGCTTCGGCCACATCATCCTCTCCAACGTGCAGCGGGCGGGTTTTCCGCGCGAGCGGCTCACGGTGATCAAGCCGGGGGTCACCGAGCTCGACGGCGTGGCCTGCGTACCGAGCCTGACGGCTCTCGAGGAGCCCGTCGATCTCCTGGTGGTCGCGGTGGGAGCCGAGCAGCTCCCGGCGATCGCGAAGGAGGTGGTGGAGAGCGGCAAGGTCCAGTCGGCGATTCTCATCCCGGGGGGGGCCGGCGAGACGAAGGGGAGCGAGGCGCTGGCCGAGGAGCTGCGGCGGATCGTGGCCTCAGGTCGCGCGCGTCCCGACGGGGGCCCGCTCTTCCTCGGGCCGAACAGCCTGGGGGTCGTCTCGCGCCCCGGCCGCTACGATACGTTCTTCGTGCCCGAGAGCCGCATGGACAAGCGCTTCGAGGCGCGGGCGCGTCCCGTCGCACTCGTCTCGCAGAGCGGGGCCTTCATCGTCAGCCGCCTGAGCAACCTGGAGACGCTCGACCCGGCCTTCGCCATCTCGATCGGCAACCAGCTCGACCTGACGCCGGCCGACCTGCTCTCGGCTCTCGCGGAGCGCAGCGACGTGAAGGTCGTGGCGATCTACGCCGAGGGCTTCGGCGACGAAGAGGGGCTAGAGCTGGTGCGGGAGATCGACGCCGCCACGCGGCGGGGCACGCAGGTGCTCTTCTACAAGGCCGGGCGCACGGCCGAGGGGCGCAGCGCGGCCGCGGGGCACACGGCGTCGGTGGCCGGCGACTACGACGTCTGCACCGCCGCCGCGACCGAAGCGGGGGCGCTCGTCACGGACACCTTTCGCGAGCTCGAGCAGCTCCTCGAGCTCTGCGCGTTCCTCTGTGACAAGCGGCCCGCGGGGACGGCGCTCGGTGCGATCTCGAACGCCGGCTTCGAGGCGGTGGGGATCGCCGACGCGCTCGTCGGACCGCGGTGGCAGCTCACCTTGCCCACGCTAGCGGCCGGGACGATGGAGGCGCTGCGCGCGGCCCTCGAGCTACACGGCCTGACGCGGCTCGTGACGCCCAGGAATCCGCTGGACCTCACCCCGATGGCCACCGACGCCGCGTACGAGGCGGCGGCGCGCGCCTTCCTCGCCGACCCCGGTCTCGACGCGCTGGTGGTCGGGATCGTGCCGCTCACGGCCACCCTGAAGAGCGTGCCCGGAGAGCTCGCCTCCGAGGAGAGTCTGGCCCGCCGCCTGCCCGCGCTGCTCGCCGGCTCGGACAAACCGCTCGTGGCGGTGGTGGACGCGGGGCCCCGCTACGAGCCGCTCGTCTCGGCGCTACGCGCGGGAGGCGTCCCGGTCTGTCGCTCGGCGGATCAGGCGATCCGTTCGGTGGGCCGCTACCTCACGCAGCATCAGACCGTCTGGAGCCGGCGCTGA